A stretch of DNA from Bactrocera neohumeralis isolate Rockhampton chromosome 6, APGP_CSIRO_Bneo_wtdbg2-racon-allhic-juicebox.fasta_v2, whole genome shotgun sequence:
ATCTTTATTTCTTGTTgcgagtaaaatttttaaaaagctttttaagtGAAACTCAGcagtttttaaaagcttttgaaataatgctcaatattttaagaaaagtttattctttgtatttataaagtttatatctCTTGCtgttagtaaaatttttgaagagctTTTTAAGTGAAGCTCAGCAGCtttgaaaagcttttaaaataaagctaaatgttttattaaaattatattcattgTATTTCTAAAGTTTAGATTTTTTGCTGccagtaaaatttttgaaaatgaagcTCTGCCTTCAAAGCTTTAGAAATAAAGttctgtatttttataaaatgttttgttgtaaatatttattaaatttataaactttgctggcaataaaatttttaaaaagcttttcaaGTAAAGCTCAGCAGATTTTAAAaggttttgaaataaatttctgtatttttataaaaaatatttcgtttgtaATTGCAAAGTTCCAAAGGTTTCTGcaagtaaaaattttagaagAGCTTTTTGATTACAGCATTTAAAAAGAAGTTATAATGCTTTTAAAAGTGTAAGCacgtaaaattttttgtaacgcTTTTTAAGTAAAGCTCAGctgtttttaaaagcttttgaaagtAAACTCAGTATAACTCTACATAATGAAATTACTATcttgattttacttttttatagttTCCTTGAAAAGTATACTTTAAAAGGCTGTTTAAGTAAAGCTCAGCATTTGTTAAAGGAAATAGAGCTCtgtgtttttataaaagtatttcGTTTGtatctataaaaatttaaaattttctgcaagtataatttttaaagggCTTTTCGTCTGCAGCTCAGCATTTTTATACCCTCTCGTAAAAAGCTcagtttaacaaaaatatatagtgAAAGTTCTAAGCTATGTCTTGCTTTCACTCTTGTATAGGTCTCTTAAAAATCTcttaaagtaaaaaagaaatctCAATGACTACACAAAGAAAGTTCTAAGCTGTATTGCTTTCATTCTTTTACGAGCTATTGAAGTAAGCAAGTAAGCAAcaaagttttacattttttaaaaacttttgaaataaagCACAGTGACTATATAATGAAAGCTCTAAGCTGTCTTGCTTTGACTTTTTATAGCCCACTTAAAAAGCATTGCTATAATGTAAAGTGGCATAATGCTATAATCgcagaaagaaatttattttataagtgAAAGCTCAAATAATGAAACGAAAGCTTCAGGTAAGATGTGAAAAGTGCAGCGgggttgaaaattttcataatttcacgTAAAGTGTCAAACAGTAtacttttcctttttaaatttgctttgaaaataatttaataatacaaaatatcggatttttttctttcaatatatattttatttaattgtttcgTATTCCTCATAACTCAGGACATAAGTATTTGTGACTGCTATTTTTGCTGCCCATAACTTTTCGCCGTATCGCCATGATATTGTTAAACCATTAAACACTTAACAGCAATATCGAAATGTTCTTTACattaatttaaacataaaaaattacaataattaaaacaattatgaATTACAAATAGTTGGTAGTTGGCAATAAttaacacttaaaaaattattacgagTGACCAAGTATTGAATGCCATATTATACGTATGGAGTATGGCAAGGCGTTCAAGaaattatgttatataataaaaaaataataatataaattattaagtgaataaaaaaattaaaaaaaaaaattaaaaaaaaaattaaaaaaaagttttatacatattcgataataaattaaattaaaaaaaaaacaatttaattccTTAATGTTTTAATAAATCCTCCACGTCTTAGTACCAACAATAATTTCGTTATAAtggaaatcaaatttaaatCGTAAATTATAATCAGCAACAATGAAACGAAAAAAGGCATAAATTGACTTAGAACAACCATatagttttaataaatattgcgcTGAGCtaacaattaatataatatatttatataattgtttatGGCATGACACAACAATTAAATAACAATGAAATAGAGAACGAGGTATGAGTGTGACTGTCACAATTACATAAGAAAAGAATCCATTAATGAATTTCATAATAACAACAAGAGTGAAAACTCACAATCTTCTtaagtttccaaaaaattccctgtaaaatgaaatttgaaaaatgaatgAACAAATAAACTGAAAGGAGTGATATGTGACGCACAAAGTCGCacgaaaaggaaaataaaaataaaaaattacaacagcTAAAAATGTTTAGCAGAATAAGTGATAATGGAGTGATGGACGAGAACTTAAATTAACTATGACGTTTGAAATGGTAAACTCATAAAAGTGTATACTATAAAATAACCTTAAATAATATACCctaaattcatatatttgtatatatggtaATAAGAAAGTTAAAAGGTTGCATTTATTGTtgtagaaattataaattaataataatatattttgtttctaattaaatatattcttttgacatAGTTTTTGTAATGCATAATAATTAACTCATAACTAATCGAAAGCTTACTGAAGCTTATTTTGAGCTTTTTTCATGTCGCTATGACATTTCGTACTTACCAACTCCTGGAAATGGTGGCATTCCAGTGAAGGCATGCTGTAAGGCGGCAGCATCACCATTAGGCAGACCTTGTGGTGGAATCGTTAAATGGAGTGGATCTGTGAGAAAAGAGTAAAATAAGTTAAAGTCAGGTGGTTATATGGAAAGGAAAAAGAGtgaagtaatttaaaaataagtgaaaatgagtttaagttgaaaatgaattgaattgaatgaaCTTACGTTGGAAAGAAAAGTTCAGGCTAACAAATATTTGCAGGAGTGGCGTTAATTTATTGTCGtacattaaaaagaaaattttactcTACGTATATTTTTTTCGGCTTCTTAAAAAGCTTACTTGAATGTAAAAAGTCTAACATGtcttaaaagcttttgaaataaGGCTCAGTTTTATGCTCTTTTGCCTTCATTGTTCTCTTAAAAAGCTTACTGTAATCAAAGTCCCACAATATTAAATTCGCAAAGAGGAGAGATATGTTTAAATACGAAAGCTTAAgcgtaaataataaaattgatgtAACCACCTTTTCATAATTTAATGCTATTTGGAAAGCTCAAAGCACAGTGAAAGCAAAATAGTATGTTGGCGCTAGTTTAGAGAACTAAGTCAGCTCGAAAACTATGCTATGAGATGAAAGCttagaaatcaaatttaaaaatttattttaaaaaagcttaGTGAAAGCACAGAAGTATGAAAGCTCAAGTTGTCAATTACTtcataatttaatgttatttgcAAAGTACAAAATTATGAAAGCTCTAGTTTACAGGCTGAGTAAGCGTGAAAGCTATGTTAAAAGAGATAAAATCtttggaataaaattaaaatttattaaaaagtgttTAGTGAAAGTACAAAAGTATGAAAGCTCAAGTTGACAGGCTTGAATAAACTCAAAACTCGCGCTCTGCATAACTTAGTGTTATTTGGAAATCTCAGACCTTAGTGAAAGCACAGAAATATGGAAGCTTAAGCTGACAAGGCTGAAAAAGCTCTAAAGCTTATACTATTATCttactaaaactatttttaaaaatttattaaagctaAATATCAATAAGTCAGTTATCGAATATAAATTAAAGCTGAACCGAAAGGTTATATGACCTTTTGTGTTTTATCAATCAAAAGACTAAACCGGTAATAAATCGCTGTATAGACATGTTGCCATTATTTAAACCCTTTAACCGAATTCTtgcttttttatcaaaaaatttattttaaaatttttgccataTTTCCTCTCATTGCCTTTATTAACCCATCCCTCTGGtagtttatttatgtacttttaAGCATCTTCAAGCAAATATTTGCTTGTAgtgatataatatttgtatgtacatatgtttgtatgtatgctctAGAGCTTTATGAACTTATATGCTTTACTTACGTCCCGGGAATGCCGTTTGCGGAATGCCATTCGTAAAGACGCCATCAGCGGCGGCGGCAGCTGCTGCGGCCGCAGCAGCAGCGGGTTGTCCATTTGGCGTTTGAGCGCCCATATTGAAATTGGGCATGGTCGGTGAGGGCAGCGATGGTTGACCGGTGCCATTTAAGCCATGAGGTATTTGCGTTGCCAATGCGGCCATCGGATTCATATACGAGCCGGGTGCAGTGGCAGCGGCGGCCATTAAAGCAGCTTGCTGTTGCTATAGTTGTAATAAAAAaggcgaagaagaagaagttgtaTAAAAGGTACGTTATATAAGACACAATGCATTAAAATGAAAgcgaaaaaaggaaaacaaaagcaaacaactaTAAATGAAATGAGTGAATGGATGAGAAACGGAAATGCTAAAGTATGCAGATGATGAAGTTGTGCGCATAAATAAGGCAAGCAATTGGCGGTCACgggtgagagagagagagcgaggGCGCCGTGTTAATGTGCAGCGCACGGCGGAAGTGGTTAGCGGTATGTGAAAGTGTGACGAAAGCGGGGCCAAGGGAAGTGGTGGTGACGTTGAACGTGATGCATTCATGGTAACGAGGCTGCGCGTTGCTGGTAGTTGCACTTAAATTGGTTTTGCAACAAAAGTAGCAATAAAAATGCACAATTTACGATGCGCAACGTGCAAGGGGGCAGCGTTGCACGCTGTTGGGGCATGGCTACTAAAAGCGCCGCATAGAGCATGCACTGCGCTGCCGACCAACATCAACACCAATGTCGCCGTTATTTAATGCACTTTACGTGACGCTGATTTGCACTGAAGTTGCGGCTGTTgtgctgcttgttgttgtagccATTATTGTACGGCTTTTTGCATTGTTTTCATTTGCGCACCCACAGCCTGCACGggctgcgtgtgtgtgtttgttggctGCAATAAAATGGTGCGCCTtttgttttgacattttatgcgtagcacaacaacaagagcCAAAGGCAGGCAAACGAAAAAGCAAGTGCCATTAACAAtaaaagtaagtgcaaaacaatgcacacaacaacaacaacaaccgaaatCAATTACTCTGCATTGTATTTTGCAAAGATTTTTTATTGCCGCATAACTTTTGGCTGTTTTTTCACTCTCGGTTTGgcgtttttatgtttttatttacgcAACTCTTTTGCATTATCTCCATTGCGTGCGCTGCATGTTTGCATactttatattgttgttgtttaatcaTTATTGCATTGCGCTTATTGGCTTGATTCgtgagtgtgtgtttgcatgtgtgtatgtgcgtgtctGCATGTGGTACTTACCTGCGCATAAGCTCCATATGGTCCAAATTGATTAAAGACAAAGGGATTAAGTAAATTCATATGACCCGCCATTTGTTGCATACGTCGTATCTGTCGCTCCTTCTCAGTATCGGCAAATTTCACAACAAGACTGGAGGAAGCACCCTGTGGCGCATGTTGacatgtaaataaaatgaaagcagAGAAAATAAGAGCAAAGATTAAAAATGTGCAGTGTACGTTTATATAACACATATCGATAGTTAAAGCGCACACATACAGCCGCAAATATGCTTCAGTATGCGagctaaaaatcatataatGTGGTATTATGTAAAAAGtataaaaggaaataaataaaaggcacTCTTAAGTCGATTTCGAGCCGATTAAAGTGCGGGTGGCGGCAGCTGCTGCAAGGCGCACTTGCTGATTACTGACGAAAGTTGATTGACGGCAGCACGATTTTAatctattttgttttaaagcgTAACGGCTctgagtaataaatttttgataaagctGTAAAGATTTAATGAAAGCTAACAAACTTTATAAGCATCAACATTAGTTAGtgcttttgcaaaatttgttagtgtgtgtaaaaattgaaaaaaaatttaagtagtATAGGTTTTCGTAAGAAGCTTTCACCATTTCGATGTTAGTGGAAAGCTTTCGTACTAAAGTTTTTTCGAAAGTGTTgaaccttttttatttcactactCGCcactattataaaaaaatgtttactctAACATCTTTTTCAAagcttaaaaagtttttgattataGAATTATAAATCCCAAAGCTAAAATGAGCTTTTTATTAAAGAGTTATAAATCACAgcaataagaaattttttatggttCACGTTTAAAAAGCTTTCCTGTTTCAAGACTCGTCGCAATTACCGAAAAATCATTATCTTACCACCTGTTCCAAAGCTTAAacgtgtttttttattaaaaagttataaatcatagcaataaatatttttaatggttCTCGTTTCAAAAGGTTTCATTGAGCCCTGTC
This window harbors:
- the LOC126763544 gene encoding CUGBP Elav-like family member 4 isoform X13; the protein is MPGASSSLVVKFADTEKERQIRRMQQMAGHMNLLNPFVFNQFGPYGAYAQQQQAALMAAAATAPGSYMNPMAALATQIPHGLNGTGQPSLPSPTMPNFNMGAQTPNGQPAAAAAAAAAAAADGVFTNGIPQTAFPGHPLHLTIPPQGLPNGDAAALQHAFTGMPPFPGVAFPAVYGQFPQALPPPLAAVAPTQREDFLMFPGCSISGPEGCNLFIYHLPQEFGDAELMQMFLPFGNVISSKVFIDRATNQSKCFGFVSFDNPASAQAAIQAMNGFQIGMKRLKVQLKRPKDASRPY